Part of the Ictalurus furcatus strain D&B chromosome 19, Billie_1.0, whole genome shotgun sequence genome, CATTATTCCAGATAAAAAATGGGCACTATCTTGCGGAGAGGgacacaaaataacaaacagccCCATTTGGAGGGAATTTGAATGGAAAGTCGAGATGAGATTTTTCAGAACTCCCcttattacctcaaaatttgGAGACAGATCAGATCAATGTTGGAGGGGTTGCAGCCTGCTGGGAGACCATACACACATATTCTGGGACTGTCCAAAATTAACAGAATATTGGCAAAGCAtacaaaatgaaatttaaaaaaaaaatgtttacatatagaacTGCCTTTAGAACCATCTTGTTATTTATTGGGATTACTTCCAGAGGATGTGGAGAGCAATAATATGACATTCTTACTGAGAGTCTTACTCTCAATAGCTAAGAAGACGATTACGGTCTCCTGGCTGAAGCCGCAGCCAACCATGATATCACAATGGAGGGAAAGGGTGAAGGATGTTTATTACATGGAATATATAACTGCAAAATTAcaactaaaaacagaaatattttcaattaaatgGTCCCCGATCATCTCATGTTTTTTACTCATGTGATTTGTTGTAGGAGTCGGAGTAGATCTTGTTTGTTATCTAAATCTGAATGCCATCTTGATGTTATTCACgcattactattatttattcattattactgtgcctctatttttctctttttttgattgattgatttattttgatctATTTACTGTATTGGTGTTTGTAAACCACTTACTTGCCATTTTGTCCCATGAGGGGGAAATATGTGTGGACACTGAGAGGATATTGGAAACCATGGACTGCCCTGTAGGACATTTATACCTGTGCTATATCTCTGAACTTCTAACTGTACTGTACGACTGCACTtgataaaatggaataaaaagaagtttaaaaaaaaaaaaaagaaagaaaagaaaaacactggagtattcctttGAGAGTAGACTTTCAAAACTGCTCAGAGATTTTTGCTATCAGATAACAACAAGGTGGTactgaacatccatccatcattccatCAATCAATCCCCAAGTGTACTTGGCCTAAGAATGGCTTCCTGTCCACTTTCAGCCAGGCTTCTCCAAAATGTCCTTGACTCAGTGGTTCCATCTACTGTACAAGTCACTGCTAAGCTCTCACAGTGTGTTATTATGTGTACGTAGGTAGCTACCTGCTGCAGATGAGCGGCCGATCAGCTACTCTGGAGGCTGGGCAGAAGGCAATCAGTGAGGTCCTGATGAATGGGATGGCCTTGCAGAAGTTTCAGGCCATGCTGGAAGCCCAAGGGGTGGCTACACATATAAGCCGATCCCTTTGCTCAGAAAAGGCTGAATACTTTAAGCACCTAAGGCGTGCACAGTACCAGACAGAGCTTGAGGCACCGGATGATGgtaatatgtataaaatatgtaCTACTACAGTATTTGATGTTCCTTTGTAAATTAGAGGCTTcaactgtggtataaaaacacATCATATTGTTATTGTGGACAGAATACTGTCACTATTCAATGAGGACATGTTTAAATACGTCTTATTTTGGCCAGCATTTAAAGTAGATGGTCAACATGCAACTATATGATTTTCAGGCACAGTTTTGGGAATAGATGGTATGGCCCTAGCCACGGTGTTGCACAAGTTAGGAGCAGGCCGTGTCAGAGCTGGGGAGCCGATCAACCACAGTGTGGGGGCAGAGCTCCTGGTAGACCCGGGACAACAGATAAAGAGAGGTGAGTTgtaaactttgtgtgtgtgtgtgtgcacatttacTGTAGGACAGAATGCCAAAACATTATCTTATCTGGCAGGTCAGTCCTGGATCAGAATACATCACGATTGCACCACACTGAGCTCAAAGCAGCACGCTGACCTGCAGGGGGCTTTGGTCATTGGCAGTGGAGATGATTACCAGGACAGTACTCAAGTGGCAGAGTTCATCCAACCAAACTGATGTCTCACCTGACACAGCCATCTGAACTTGGTGCAAACAAAGTCTGATTAAACAGTAGAATaagttgcataagtattcacccccttaaAATGTACTACATTTTTAGTGTTACAGCCTGGAACACTAATGGGCCTAACTGgggttaggttttttttaaaaaaggtctgAAACTTTGAATATCCTGCAAAGAACACTTATTATAACATAGGAAACAACCACAATTCTGCCTAAAGGGGGCGGTCTACCAGGGCATTAGTCAGAGAAACAATCAAGAGGCCAAGGATAACTTGCAACTCGTGATGctaccatcaccatgcttcactgtagggatggtgcTAATTCCTACTATTTCCAGAGTGTAACCCTACAAAGGTTCAATATTTACACAAGCCACTGTATATTATTGTGGGTACAATAGTGAGAGAGGCTGCAGAGAGAGTGAAGGAAAATTTGTAAAATGACTAtttaagtatgtatgtatattgagaatatattttgtgaaactcTTTAATTTTACAAGAATAGTTCTGGAAGGTTCTAaaattatgaatatgaattagGAATgttaaatatactatatatatatatatatatatatatatatatatatatattatatattatatatatatgaaagccagatataaaatatatgaatgtatatatatatgaaagccagatgtaaaattaacattttattattaatttttttagtttaatttcatttaaatgccCTGGGAGTTTACAAAGTCGAACTCCATGATCGTTAGACCCCGATATGACAAGGCCCTGAGTGTGTCTCTGCTTCTCACACAAACAGTACACTGACTTCTTCCaccaacattttaatttgatcctatttattatttatcatacTTGTACTAAACATGTTCATATGACTTGTACATATAATTTGTAGAGATAATTATACTGATGAATGATGTAATTATCTGTGATGAATGATACTGTCTGTGCAATGATGACTACTTTTATCATTTTCAACACTGAAtctaagaaaacatgcatttaactatttgaaaaaaatgttttctcatCGTAGGCAAcaattgctttctttcttttcagctgTATTTTGATCTTAACAATTTACTTTCAGTCTGTACTCTGTCACATGCTTGTACTTTCAAATTGACGTCAGCATTCAATATCActggaaataaagaaaaaaagaacgcaaaaacttacttttcttcttctcatgatcttcaggaaattcagatgCTAACCTGGGTTATTATAGTTTTacaaatattgttatttttattaaagtatttttatttcattttggattttggatttCAATTTCAGTTTCGTTTGTTTTAATGGTGCATAATTAGTTTTGATTTCGTTTTTTATCGTTCAAAAATCATGACTTAGtttgtatttagttttagtATCATGGTAATTTTTTTCCCTACCTATTAACATTGGAGGGGGGTGGAGGGATGGGGGGTTGAATTGAAGTGTGAAAGGGTATGCTTCCTGATACTTATGTTTTAACTTAAATTAAGGAACCACATGTTAACTTTATTGCAAAAGCAACATTTATGAGGTCTTTTAATGAATAGATTTCATGGTAAAGTGATCTGCAGGACTGCGAAATGCAAAATTTCATGGGTTGTAGAGGCTTTAttgttttaagttatttacCTGAAACATGCACTTAGGTTGTTGTGAAGGACATTTGGAATGCTGTCAGAGTCACATTTTATCTTTTGTTGTCTGTTTTGCCTTGAGATGGCAGCAGAGGACCTGATAAGCTGATATCTTCTACATCAGTGTTTCTCACCGCATAGTCCCAGGGGTAATTGTTGGTATTTcttaacagaaaagaaaaaatcttgttctattatatattaaattattctcCAGAAactaatttaatgtaattagaACTACTACCaagattaaacattaaaatcagCAACTAAGTAAAAATACTGTGCATATGAATCAGGTTTATTACTAAATgcattaaataaaagaagagtACCATTAGGTCTagtaattaaaaatgataaaagaatGGATTAGTCAGAGAGGCCATGGGTAATGCTTAACATggtactaccaccaccacgcttCATTGTCAGAGAACCTTTTCCCACATATTTGTGCCAACAGAGTCTCAAAATGAGATTTCATAAAGGCCAGCTTTATGCAGTATCCAGGCCATGGATGGcctgtgaacagcttctccTAACTGAACTGTGGACTCTTCTCTGACTAATCACCTCTTTACGCAGACATTTGGTGGACAGTCTCCTCTAGGCAAAGTTGCGGTTgagccatattctttccatgtTTTAATAACGGATTTAATGCTGCTCTGCAGGACGTTCAAACTTTGGGATATTTCATAACTAAACACTGACTGATAATCTTCCAGAATTTCCAGACTTGTTTAAATAGCTCCTCCGTCTTCATgatgttgtttgtttagttatgttctctaacaaaccctagggccttccaggaacaggtatTTACACTGAGGTTGTGAGATAAAATCTTAATAGGAGGATATTTACACAATGGATAGTTAGTCATTTCAGACTACAGAACCAAGTTTCTCTTTCCCTAAAAATGACCACGTTTACAccaaaaacaatttattttctctcattttcacaCGTAAAAAAAAGTCGGGCattgttcttttaaaaaaaagcaatgtgAAAAAATTCTATTACATTTATTCCATACTTTAAGGAGCAGGAGAAGAAGCAGAGAGGGGGATCCAGTGAAAAATACTGTGGATGTGGTTTGAATGAGTCTGTACTTTTACACACTGGGGAAACTTAGTGCACTACAGAGTTAAGTGGTTCTGCCCTTATATTGCCAAGATCCAGTGCAGAGTCCGTTTCCTCATCGATTTCACCAATAACAGCCCTGTAACACAAACAGAAATGAAGCTTCAGCTATTGAACTTTTCTTTCATGGCTGATCAAAGAAAAATGTGGAGCAATGCTGCGTCTGCTTTGGTTCACACGTGTAGTGGCCTGGAAAAATCCTTCACATGgcaattcttttttaaatacatgttcTACTTTATATAGGTCTGAAAACTAtacctgaactgaaatatatttctctTCCGCATGTTTCCCAACCACaagttttaacattttaaaaagtctgaTAAACACCAAAAGTCaaaagggagaaaaataaaaagttttcccATAtggccagagccatatctccctgtggttctcgcctggtttcccattgaagctaagcagggttgagtctggCCAGAACCTGGATGGGAGACTTCCTTGGGAAAACTAAGGCTGCTGCTGGAAGgggtattagtgaggtcagcagggggcactcaccctgtggtctgtgtgggtcctaatgccccagtatagcgatggggacactatactgtaaaaacagcacagtctttcggatgagacgttaaactgaggttCCTGAccgtggtcattaaaaatcccaggatgcttatcgtaaaagagtaggggtataaccccggtgtcctgccgaaattcccccattggcccttatctatcatggccccctaataatctccatctctgaattggctacatcatgCTCTCCTCTGTGTgttgggcgttctggcgcattATGgcggatgctacacactagtgagGGTTGATGAGATTCCCGCCCCCATACTatttaaagtgctttgagtttctaggggaaaaaaagcacttCAGATCAGGTTGAGAGCTTCACCTACTGTTCACATCAattcagaatgaagaaaaagtgtgatctcagtgattttgactggtgccaggtgggctggtttgagtattcaataaactgctgatctcctgggaatttcacacacaacagtctctagagtttacacagaatggtgcgaaaaacaaaaaaacatccagtcagCAGCAGTTAATGAGAGAGGTACaaggagaatggctagactgtTTCCAGTTggcaggaagtctacagtaactcaaataaccacactACATCcatggtaaaaagaaaaaagcatctcagaatgaacaACAGGTCAAAACACGAGATGGATGAGCTACACCAGCAGAGAACCACATCAGGCTCCactcaagaacaggaatctgaggttacagtgcacacaggctcacccaaactggacagttacgGATACAAAATAATGCACAGTTGGGGGTAGCGGCAATCCGTTAGCAGGTTCGCGTCGCACCATACCACCATTGGCATACTTCATTGTCATTCAAACACTTTAAAACCGTGTCCGCTGTCGTCTGTACAGTGTGTGCAAGCGCTCTTCTCTGGTTTGATGATGACCACCATTTTGACAGCCGGTAACGGTATCTGATTACATTCTGAAGTGATTAGGCTCATGTCTGTTTTGTGAGGGCTCTCCTGACacaacatgatctttgcaggtAGACATCAAGGTtatgcagtccctccaggattttgcgatgggcgaaattaacgcaaaatcaaggaaactctgtggttcagccaaagcctgcttcgattcatgtgtgtccaacatgagtacagctaaaaaagtctcatttaccaacaaacatcactgcgaaagaccgtgcaaaacaatttcatgcaattgcaattttgtcaattcaagtagttttccgcaaaaaaaacacagcaaaagactaaaatcaagcatttttggccacaacaatcacaaaaaaaaaacttcaacgaaatcctgtatggactagTTATCAGAAAGTgtcttaaataaaaacatctccaCGTCAGgttggtaaaatatatttacatgattGGTAGAAAAAGTCACTTTGGTCAATACCTGAGATTtatccatcattttttccccccagaattCAGCTGCATCAACATCCGACAGGTTTTCCCAAACCACCACACGGTTCTTCGACAACTTTCAATAAAACTAACTACTATGAAAGCGCGCAACTCTAATTCCTCACAGATGATGTTGTAACCTAGTGATGGAGTCAATTTACGTGCGTGACTTACACATTATCTCCTCTAACGATGTACAGTCCCAGCACAACCTGCTCCACTCCCTGGGAGGAGCTGAACACACGCTCATGGCTTTCATCCAAGATGAGGTTGATCGTCTGGTCAAAGCCCTTTAGTGTTCCCTGAAAAAATACAAGATAATTAACACATCATTCTTTAGCTGTCGTGATTAACCAGGGGTGGGATGGAATGACTGGTATGATAATACCCTCTAATCCACATAAATAAGGGAACGATTAGTAATAATCATAGATTTAAATGTTATGCTAAACCAAACCTCATGATGTCACAAACAAAATCTATTTCTAGCTGCAGCATATAGTAAAATGTACTACAGGCTCATTAGCGTAGTTCGCTTACTTCttaagaaataaacacagaagAGCCAAATCAGAGCATCTTTAAGTGAATATTTTTGCTAAAATATTCTAAGCGATAAACGCATGTCACGtttcagacacacaaacagttcAGTTTATTGAAATAATCACTGCATGACACAAAAGCGCAGGAATTAAGATTCTTAGCACATTCAGGACACACAGCCAAGTCTGATAAAtatcagtttaaataaatatcagacTATATTAAGGATACAAATAGACTTTTATGCTAAACACTGGGGGAAACTCACAGCTAAAAAGGGATATACGGTGACTCgcaaaagtattcagaccccctGACCAATTCTCTCATTTATATTGGGAGGTAgtgggttcaaaccccagcaccgccaagccgTCACTGTtcggcccttgagcaaagccatCAACCCTTAACTGCCcagttgtataaataagataaatgtaagtcgggTCTGGATATggacgtctgccaaatgccataaacgtaatatttaaaaaaataaaaatatttcccaACATAAATCCAATGTCACCTTACAATAACTGGTTTTgagtttcagtgttttaaagtaaaatatgaAACAGAATGAAATTTCAAAATGTACCATTCGTAATTCATTAATATGTGAAAATTGTTCGGGGGTCTGAATACTTCTGCAAGGCACTCTGTAACAGATCGAAACATAAGGAAACATATTCTTTAACACTGTCCTTAAATAGGCAAGACTCCACATCGCTGATGTAGGAATAACTGAGGAAAGTTTACCCGTGTTAGCCTCCTGTTTTTAGTTTCattatctctttttttatttcatcctttatttttctaatattctcattttaagaaaaaataaaagtagtgAAAAGCAGACAATACAATGCAGTATAAAGGACTCATAATTATACATTATTGCATCGCATTagtgaaaagaacaaaagtaaATAGTAAAATATCAGGAAAGATTCAGATATAATAAAAGCGGTGTGAGAGGGCCCGATCGCAAGCTGACAcgatgttaaaaatgaacacaaaatctgAGCATATTGCTCACTCACAAGGCatcttaaattatatttaataataccGACCGAAAATTCTAGCGTACTCCGTATAACTGCAGATTAAAATGTACTTTCTTAGTTAGAAATGAGTTTTCctctcattttttaaaactgttcaaAAGGCTGCAAGggaacttatttatttgtttatttatttttacccccATTCATTTACATCAGAATACATCTCTGAAATAAACCTTAAACATACAACTGTTTTAGTTTCTTTTACTCAATCAATCTGGGAATCTGCATCTGGACAAGAGTTCCTGTAATAGTTCTGGAATAACATGAACTGGTCCAAACACTACCACCAAGTTAATATAACAAGCATCGATTATAAAGcatacaatatataaacaaaagcacatttgTCAGCGTCACGTGTGCAGTGAACGACATCACGACACTAAAGTGAAGAATAAATGATACTCACCACAATCATTCGTCCATCTGATGTAATGATGGCGACAGTCCCTTCACAGGCCAGTTAAGGACATTTACTTTACGTGTatgaagcaacaacaacaattacgcATATTAATATACTGCtgagcgtaaaaaaaaaaagtgcatactCTCTGAAACCAATAAGATATTTAATGTGCGTATGATGTTACAGATTTTTATGAatttcaagtgttttttttttttttaaagttatttttccACTCTCTTTTTCCATGTGTGTCATTTCAGTGTTGGTAACTGTCTCCCTTAACTCTAAACACCCTTCTCCATCTATGTGAAAAGCAAAAATTTTACATTAATGGATTTTCATGACTCCACTGGCTCTTAAAACTCTTAAAACAGATCACAACAAAGTGTTTAAAGGACAATTCCAGCCTGAACGACTTGCAGATTAAGCTTTATAAGTAACGTGATCTTTAGTCGCACGCAAGATTTTACTTTGTTGTTGACTTATTCAAGCCATGAACAttgtttcctacattacccacagtgCTGTTCG contains:
- the lsm8 gene encoding LSM8 homolog, U6 small nuclear RNA associated, which encodes MSTALESYINRTVAIITSDGRMIVGTLKGFDQTINLILDESHERVFSSSQGVEQVVLGLYIVRGDNVAVIGEIDEETDSALDLGNIRAEPLNSVVH